TAAGCAGACACTGGATGTCCCTTCAATTCACTTTGATTCCGCCTGGGTGCCTTATACCAATTTCCATGAGATCTATGAAGGGAAAAGTGGCATGAGCGGGGAACGGGTTGCGGGCAAAGTTTTCTATGAAACGCAATCGACACATAAATTATTGGCGGCATTCTCTCAAGCTTCGATGATTCATATTAAAGGTGATTACAATGAAGGCACTTTTAACGAAGCTTATATGATGCACACCACCACTTCACCGAATTACGGCATTGTGGCATCAATGGAAACTGCCGCAGCAATGATGCGTGGTAAACCGGGCAGGCGCATGATTATGCGTTCCATTGAGCGTGCGATGCATTTTCGCAAAGAGGTTCGCCGTTTACGTTCACAGAGTGACAACTGGTTCTTTGATGTCTGGCAGCCAGAAGATATTGATGAAATTGCCTGTTGGCCGTTGCAACCGGGGCAAAAGTGGCATGGCTTCAGCAATGCAGATGCAGATCATATGTATCTGGATCCGATCAAAGTGACCATCCTGACGCCGGGTATGAGCAGTGAAGGGGAACTTGAAGACGAAGGGATCCCTGCCGCACTGGTTGCTAAATTTCTCGATGAACGCGGCATCGTGGTAGAGAAAACCGGGCCATATAATTTGCTGTTCCTGTTCAGTATTGGTATTGATAAAACCAAGGCGATGAGCTTATTGCGCGGCCTAATGGAGTTTAAGCGCGCTTATGATCTTAACTTGCGGGTTAAAAACATGCTGCCGGATCTGTTTGCTGAAGATCCCGATTTTTACCGTCATATGCGCATTCAAGATCTGGCCGCCGGTATCCACCAATTGATCCGTAAACATGACTTACCCCGTTTAATGCGCCAGTCTTTTGATGTACTGCCAGAGATGAAACTCACGCCGTATGACATGTTCCAACAGCAGATTCGCGGTAATATAGCGGCCTGCGAAATGTGTGATTTGATAGGCAAAGTCGTGGCCAACATGATTTTACCTTACCCGCCGGGGGTACCGTTGGTTATGCCGGGTGAAATGATCAGCGAAGAGAGCCGTGCAGTCTTGGACTTCCTGCTGATGCTGTGTGCCATCGGTGCACATTACCCTGGGTTTGAAACAGATATTCACGGTGCTAAACGCGATGATGATGGTCGCTATTGGGTCAATGTACTGAAGACAAATGATTAAACTGGAGTAATACATGCTAGCAATACGTCAGATACATCATATTGCAATCATTGGTTCAGATTATCAGGTTAGCAAAAAATTCTATTGTGAGGTGCTGGGATTCACGCTAATTAGCGAGGTTTATCGTGAAGAACGCGGCTCGTGGAAAGCCGATTTAGCCTTAAACGGACAATATACGGTCGAGCTGTTTTCTTTTCCTTCCCCTTCGGCACGGCCTAGCCAGCCAGAGGCTTGTGGCTTACGCCACCTGGCTTTTCAGGTTGATAATATTGAGCAGGCAGTTAGAGAGCTGAGGGCTGCTGGTGTGATTTGCGAAGCGGTTCGCATTGATCCCTATACCCAATCACGTTTTACTTTCTTTACTGATCCAGATGGTTTACCTCTAGAGCTATACGAAATAACACTGGAATAACATGAACTCAGCTACCTTTACGCCTAATGTGCTACTCAATCCTCTATTCGCGCAATTGGGTGACCATCGCCATGTGCTGGTGGGGTTCAGTGGTGGGTTGGATTCCAGTGTATTACTGCATTTATTGGTTAGCTTGCGCCAACAACTGCTCCCTGAGTTGAAAGTCCGCGCGATTCATATTCATCACGGATTAAACCCATTGGCAGACTGTTGGGTAAAACATTGCCAGCAGCAATGCGATCAATGGGACGTTCCACTTGAAGTGGTACGAGTGAATATTGATCCGCGACACAATGGAATAGAGGCCGCCGCCAGAACCGCTCGCTATCAGGCATTTTCCTCACATTTAGCTGCCAATGAAGTGCTACTTACTGCTCAGCATCTGGATGACCAGTGTGAAACCTTCCTACTGGCACTCAAGCGGGGCAGTGGCCCAGCGGGGCTGTCCTCAATGGCAGGCAGAATGCCGTTTGCCC
The sequence above is drawn from the Yersinia intermedia genome and encodes:
- a CDS encoding lysine decarboxylase LdcC, which gives rise to MNIIAIMGPMGVYYKDEPIRELNDALLAKGFQLIYPQDRGDLLKLIEHNARIIGVIFDWDQHSDELCTEINDLNEYLPLYAFINTTSSLDVSLNEMRMALYFFEYALNAADDIAQHIEQYTAEYMDSITPPLTKALFNYVKEGKYTFCTPGHMAGTAFQKSPVGSLFYDFFGANTLKADVSISVTELGSLLDHSGPHLEAEEYIARTFNAEQSYMVTNGTSTANKIIGMYSSPSGSTVLIDRNCHKSLTHLLMMTNIIPLYLRPARNAYGILGGIPQHEFTRESITEKIAQTKNASWPVHAVITNSTYDGLLYNTDYIKQTLDVPSIHFDSAWVPYTNFHEIYEGKSGMSGERVAGKVFYETQSTHKLLAAFSQASMIHIKGDYNEGTFNEAYMMHTTTSPNYGIVASMETAAAMMRGKPGRRMIMRSIERAMHFRKEVRRLRSQSDNWFFDVWQPEDIDEIACWPLQPGQKWHGFSNADADHMYLDPIKVTILTPGMSSEGELEDEGIPAALVAKFLDERGIVVEKTGPYNLLFLFSIGIDKTKAMSLLRGLMEFKRAYDLNLRVKNMLPDLFAEDPDFYRHMRIQDLAAGIHQLIRKHDLPRLMRQSFDVLPEMKLTPYDMFQQQIRGNIAACEMCDLIGKVVANMILPYPPGVPLVMPGEMISEESRAVLDFLLMLCAIGAHYPGFETDIHGAKRDDDGRYWVNVLKTND
- a CDS encoding VOC family protein; translated protein: MLAIRQIHHIAIIGSDYQVSKKFYCEVLGFTLISEVYREERGSWKADLALNGQYTVELFSFPSPSARPSQPEACGLRHLAFQVDNIEQAVRELRAAGVICEAVRIDPYTQSRFTFFTDPDGLPLELYEITLE